A window of the Serratia sarumanii genome harbors these coding sequences:
- the gcvH gene encoding glycine cleavage system protein GcvH has translation MSNVPTELKYASSHEWVRSEGNGVYTVGITEHAQELLGDMVFVDLPEVGRRVAAGEDCAVAESVKAASDIYAPISGEIVAVNGELESSPELVNSEPYGDGFLFQIKAADEGELANLLDAAAYQASIDE, from the coding sequence ATGAGCAATGTGCCAACAGAATTGAAATACGCATCCTCCCACGAGTGGGTTCGTTCAGAAGGTAACGGCGTTTACACCGTAGGCATCACCGAACACGCGCAGGAACTGCTGGGCGATATGGTGTTTGTCGATCTGCCGGAAGTGGGCCGCCGCGTCGCCGCCGGTGAAGATTGCGCCGTGGCGGAGTCCGTCAAGGCGGCGTCGGACATTTACGCGCCAATCAGCGGCGAAATCGTGGCGGTGAACGGCGAGCTGGAAAGCTCCCCGGAACTGGTCAACAGCGAACCTTACGGTGACGGCTTCCTGTTCCAGATTAAAGCCGCCGACGAAGGCGAGCTGGCGAACCTGCTGGACGCCGCGGCTTATCAGGCCTCGATCGACGAGTAA
- the gcvP gene encoding aminomethyl-transferring glycine dehydrogenase produces the protein MTQTLSQLEHSEAFIERHIGSSAEQRQELLAAVGARSLSALIQQIVPADIQLPGPPPVGDAATEHQALAELKAIASQNQRYKSYIGMGYSAVLTPPVILRNMLENPGWYTAYTPYQPEVSQGRLEALLNFQTVTLDLTGLDLASASLLDEATAAAEAMALAKRASKLKDVNRFFVADDVHPQTLDVVRTRAETFGFDVIVDKAEKVLELDGVFGVLLQQVGTTGELHDYSALLAELKSRKIITSVAADIMALVLLTAPGKQGADVVFGSAQRFGVPMGYGGPHAAFFACRDEFKRSMPGRIIGVSRDAAGNTALRMAMQTREQHIRREKANSNICTSQVLLANIASLYAVYHGPQGLQRIAGRIHRLTDILAAGLQKAGLTLRHNTWFDTLTVEVKDKAAVLERALSFGINLRTDIHGAVGITLDEATSREDVQTLFALLAGDNHGLDIDALDAAVSKSSQSIPAAMLRQDPILTHPVFNRYHSETEMMRYMHRLERKDLALNQAMIPLGSCTMKLNAAAEMIPITWPEFSELHPFCPPEQAAGYQQMIGQLSQWLVQLTGYDAVCMQPNSGAQGEYAGLLAIRRYHESRNEAGRHVCLIPSSAHGTNPASAQMAGMSVVVVACDKNGNIDLHDLRVKAEQAGEELSCIMVTYPSTHGVYEETIREVCQIVHQFGGQVYLDGANMNAQVGITTPGYIGADVSHLNLHKTFCIPHGGGGPGMGPIGVKAHLAPFVPGHSVVQIDGVTTQQGAVSAAPFGSASILPISWMYIRMMGAEGLKQASQMAILNANYIATRLKDAYPILYTGRDHRVAHECILDIRPLKEETGISEMDIAKRLIDFGFHAPTMSFPVAGTLMVEPTESESKVELDRFIDAMLAIRSEIDRVAKGEWPLEDNPLVNAPHVQAELVNDWQHPYSRELAVFPVAGVRENKYWPSVKRLDDVYGDRNLFCSCVPMSDYE, from the coding sequence ATGACCCAGACACTCAGCCAACTCGAACACAGCGAAGCGTTCATCGAACGCCACATCGGCTCTTCTGCGGAACAACGCCAGGAGTTGCTGGCAGCGGTGGGCGCTCGCTCGCTCAGCGCGCTGATCCAACAGATCGTGCCGGCGGACATTCAGCTGCCGGGGCCGCCGCCGGTCGGCGACGCGGCGACCGAACACCAGGCGCTGGCTGAGCTGAAGGCGATCGCCTCGCAGAATCAGCGCTACAAATCCTATATCGGCATGGGCTACAGCGCCGTGCTGACGCCGCCGGTGATCCTGCGCAACATGCTGGAAAATCCGGGCTGGTACACCGCTTACACCCCTTATCAGCCGGAAGTGTCGCAGGGCCGTCTGGAAGCGCTGCTGAACTTCCAGACCGTGACCCTCGATCTGACCGGCCTGGATCTGGCTTCCGCTTCGCTGCTGGATGAAGCCACCGCCGCCGCCGAAGCGATGGCCTTGGCCAAACGCGCCAGCAAGCTGAAAGACGTCAACCGCTTCTTCGTGGCTGACGACGTGCATCCGCAGACGCTGGACGTGGTGCGCACCCGCGCCGAAACCTTCGGCTTCGACGTCATCGTCGATAAAGCGGAAAAAGTGCTGGAGCTGGACGGCGTGTTCGGCGTGCTGCTGCAACAGGTGGGCACCACCGGCGAGCTGCACGACTACAGCGCGCTGCTGGCCGAACTGAAATCGCGCAAAATCATCACCAGCGTGGCCGCCGACATTATGGCCCTGGTGCTGCTGACCGCGCCGGGCAAGCAGGGCGCCGACGTGGTGTTCGGCTCCGCGCAGCGCTTCGGCGTGCCGATGGGCTATGGCGGCCCGCACGCCGCCTTCTTCGCCTGCCGCGACGAGTTCAAGCGCTCGATGCCGGGCCGCATCATCGGCGTTTCCCGCGATGCCGCCGGCAACACCGCGCTGCGCATGGCGATGCAGACCCGCGAGCAGCATATCCGCCGCGAGAAGGCCAACTCGAATATCTGTACCTCGCAGGTGCTGTTGGCCAACATCGCCAGCCTGTATGCGGTATATCACGGCCCGCAAGGGCTGCAGCGCATCGCCGGGCGTATCCATCGCTTGACCGACATTCTGGCCGCCGGGCTGCAGAAGGCCGGCCTGACGCTGCGCCACAACACCTGGTTCGACACCCTGACCGTTGAAGTGAAAGACAAAGCGGCGGTGCTGGAACGCGCGCTGAGCTTCGGCATCAACCTGCGTACCGATATCCACGGCGCCGTAGGCATCACGCTGGACGAAGCCACCTCGCGCGAAGACGTGCAGACGCTGTTCGCACTGCTGGCCGGCGACAACCACGGCCTGGACATCGACGCGCTGGACGCGGCGGTGAGCAAGAGCAGTCAATCGATCCCGGCCGCCATGTTGCGCCAGGATCCGATCCTGACCCACCCGGTATTCAACCGCTATCACAGCGAAACCGAGATGATGCGCTATATGCATCGCCTGGAGCGCAAGGATCTGGCGCTGAACCAGGCGATGATCCCGCTGGGCTCTTGCACCATGAAATTGAACGCCGCGGCGGAAATGATCCCGATCACCTGGCCTGAATTCTCCGAGCTGCACCCGTTCTGCCCGCCGGAGCAGGCTGCCGGCTACCAGCAGATGATCGGCCAACTGTCTCAGTGGCTGGTGCAACTGACCGGCTATGACGCGGTGTGCATGCAGCCGAACTCCGGCGCGCAGGGCGAATACGCCGGCCTGCTGGCAATCCGCCGCTACCACGAAAGCCGCAACGAAGCGGGCCGTCACGTCTGCCTGATCCCGAGCTCCGCGCACGGCACCAACCCGGCCTCCGCCCAGATGGCGGGCATGAGCGTGGTGGTGGTCGCCTGCGACAAGAACGGCAACATCGATCTGCACGATCTGCGCGTCAAGGCGGAGCAGGCAGGCGAAGAGCTCTCTTGCATCATGGTGACCTACCCGTCGACCCACGGCGTGTATGAAGAAACCATCCGCGAAGTGTGCCAGATCGTGCATCAGTTCGGCGGCCAGGTGTATCTGGACGGCGCCAACATGAACGCCCAGGTGGGCATCACCACGCCAGGCTATATCGGCGCGGACGTTTCGCACCTCAACCTGCATAAAACCTTCTGCATCCCGCACGGCGGCGGCGGCCCGGGCATGGGCCCGATCGGCGTGAAAGCGCACCTGGCGCCGTTTGTGCCGGGCCACAGCGTCGTGCAGATCGACGGCGTAACCACCCAGCAGGGCGCGGTCTCCGCGGCGCCGTTCGGCAGCGCCTCCATCCTGCCTATCAGCTGGATGTACATCCGCATGATGGGCGCGGAAGGCCTGAAGCAGGCCAGCCAGATGGCGATCCTGAACGCCAACTACATCGCTACCCGCCTGAAAGACGCCTATCCGATTCTGTATACCGGCCGCGATCACCGCGTGGCGCACGAATGTATCCTCGATATTCGTCCGCTGAAGGAAGAGACCGGCATCAGCGAAATGGACATCGCCAAGCGCCTGATCGACTTCGGCTTCCACGCGCCGACCATGTCGTTCCCGGTGGCGGGCACGCTGATGGTCGAGCCGACCGAGTCGGAAAGCAAAGTGGAGCTGGATCGCTTTATCGATGCGATGCTGGCGATCCGCAGCGAGATCGACCGCGTCGCCAAAGGCGAATGGCCGCTGGAAGACAACCCGCTGGTGAATGCGCCGCACGTGCAGGCTGAGCTGGTTAACGACTGGCAGCATCCGTACAGCCGTGAGCTGGCGGTGTTCCCGGTGGCCGGCGTGCGCGAGAACAAGTACTGGCCGAGCGTTAAGCGTCTGGATGACGTGTACGGCGACCGTAACCTGTTCTGCTCTTGCGTGCCGATGAGCGACTACGAATAA